Proteins encoded in a region of the Bacteroidota bacterium genome:
- a CDS encoding YdeI/OmpD-associated family protein, giving the protein MLKTENFEQVPVASADDLRAWLEVHHGQPDSVWIVTFKKHVGAAYVSREAVLNELLCFGWVDGIRRKLDADRTMQLASPRQAQHWAKSYKDRAARLIAEGRMRPPGLAAIEASKASGLWTFMDDVDALVKPDDLEAALATHSEAARHFDGFPASSQRFVLRWIKLAKKPETRRKRIERVAALAARGERLPGS; this is encoded by the coding sequence ATGCTCAAGACCGAGAACTTCGAGCAGGTGCCCGTCGCCTCCGCGGACGACCTGCGGGCGTGGCTGGAGGTGCACCACGGGCAGCCCGACTCGGTCTGGATCGTGACGTTCAAGAAGCACGTCGGGGCGGCGTACGTCTCGCGCGAGGCTGTCCTCAACGAGTTGCTGTGCTTCGGCTGGGTCGACGGCATCCGCCGCAAGCTGGACGCGGACCGGACGATGCAGCTCGCCTCGCCGCGCCAGGCGCAGCACTGGGCCAAGAGCTACAAGGACCGTGCGGCTCGCCTCATCGCCGAGGGCCGGATGCGCCCGCCGGGCCTGGCCGCCATCGAAGCCTCGAAGGCGAGCGGTCTCTGGACCTTCATGGACGACGTCGACGCCCTCGTCAAGCCGGACGACCTGGAGGCGGCGCTGGCGACCCACTCCGAGGCGGCGAGGCACTTCGACGGCTTCCCGGCGTCGAGTCAGCGCTTCGTGCTCCGGTGGATCAAGCTCGCCAAGAAGCCCGAGACGCGCCGCAAGCGGATTGAGCGCGTCGCTGCCCTCGCCGCGCGCGGCGAGCGCCTGCCGGGCAGTTGA